The DNA segment AACTACTCTGGCTTGAAATACATATTCATATCCTAAACCTTGAAAAATTAAGTCCAGCATTCTTCCAATTTACCCGTTCAGTAGtcttgtttttcaaaatgtatagTACATTTAATGTAATGCCATTTATCAACTCTTAAATTATTTCACTGAGACCAACTAGGGTTCCACAGTCCCCCTGGAGTGATTCTCAGTGTAATTAAAGAATGACTAGGTGGATTGTTTCTTAAAATGCACATTTCTAAGCCCTACCAGCCCTGCAACTGTATTCCTTATTGTGTGTTTTGAGAAACCCTGCTTTAGGTGACTTAACGAGTAAAAAtaatgttgattttaaaaatgtgattcgTGGTTTTTTCCTGAAAGATACTTTAATGTCCCATCTGTCTTGTCATTAGGTGTGAAGATATGTGATGTATATAATGCTGTCATGGATGTGGTTAAAAAGCAGAAGCCAGAGCTGCTGAACAAAATTACCAAAAACCTAGGGTAAGATGCTGTGATATACATTGTCACTGTGTCAGTTTTCATGAGTGGCAGTCATGATGATTCAACCAATGTTTGTGGACTATTCAACTtaactgtgtgccagacacattATGTTATCAGAGAATGTATGTAAGTTCATGGAGATCTTTTTAGACCAATGTTGTAGATGTTTCAGGGTTAAATTACAAATGTGAAGAGGCATTACATACAATATTTCCTCTCTTAGAACACCTCAATTCATATTTGCAAAATAAGCACTCTGAGATATCCCGCTATTTAAactcttaaagttttttttttctccagtgtttCTCAAGTGTATTTGATCATTGAACACCTAGATATACTACTAACATATTATAGAACCGAAGACATTTGAGAAACAAAAGTTCTAGGCAGGCTCCTTAGATGAAGCTAGTTGGGATATATTATTTCTGGATTTCTGTGATGGACAAGAGGAAATACATTGACCTATACCGAGTTTTGGCCTAGGAGACTTAGTAAATCCAGTTATCAGTATTCTATTAGAAATTATCTCTTATTCCAGTTGTTATATGTTCTTGATAGTGTGCCCTTTAACAGCTCCTCAGTAGTGGCAAATTACTCAGCTTGTTTGCCTGCCTTaccttgaaaattaaaataggaTATAGTGTACCTGACTCAGGTTAGAGGCCTCTTAGCTTATTGTTgaagtttccttcatttcttttttaggtttGGAATGGGCATTGAATTCCGTGAAGGTTCTTTAGTAATTAATAGTAAAAATCAGTACAAACTAAAGAAAGGTGAGTTTTACAGGCATACATTAGAAAAATGTAtgccttttaaaatactttacctTAGTTTCATCTCCCTCTATTCTGTATAAAATCACACTTCAAACTTTCACAGTCATTCACTGATTCCTGTTTTGCTGGTTTAGGGATGGTTTTCAGCATCAATTTGGGATTCTCAGATTTGACTAACAAGGAAGGGAAGAAACCAGAAGAGAAAACCTATGCCCTGTTCATTGGAGACACAGTGCTTGTGGATGAGGTATATATTGCTTCTTTCATGAATTGAATATTGAAGTGCATTTTTAACCCTATGGTTCCCCttccctttttttaaatgaaagtatagttgatttttccagtagtcatgtatggatgtgagcgttgggcCATaacaaaagctgagtgctgaagtattgatgctttcaaactgtggtgttgaagattcttgagaatcccttggactgcaagtaggtcaaaccagtcaattctaaaggaaatcaatcctgaacgttcattagaaggactgacgctgcagctccaatactttggccacctgatgcaaagatccgaCTTACTagaaaagatcccgatgctgggaaagattgaaggcaggaggagaaggagatgacagaggacgagatggttggatggcatcaccgacttaatggacatgagtttgagcaagctccgggagatggtgaaagacagggaaacctggcgtgctgcagcccatggggtcgcaaagagtcggacgtgactgaggaactgaacaacaacaaatagttgatttacaatatcatgttagtttcaggtgtatggtagaatgattcagtttatatatatatatatatatattcatattattttccattttaagttaTTAGAAGATACTGAGTATATTTCCATGTGCTACATAGTAAATCCTTATTTACTATTTATTGCTTGTCTTTGTTAcgtggtgttttttctttttatcatttgttAAATGCTAGCTAAGGGGAATTAGAGATGTCTATGAAAGCCTGACCTAGTACAGCCAGGAAAACAGATTGTTTAAACAAACTCTATCACACTGTGGCTTGAACCTTGATTATGATACTATCAGAAACTGATTCTATGAcagagctgatttttttttcttttgtaatagcTTTAACAGTTTATATACCATGCAATTAACGTGTACAATTGtgacttttattatgtttacAGTTAATGCAACTGTCGCCATAGTCTAGTTTTAGAACATCTTCATCACCTCAGAAAGAAACCCTGTGCCCACTAGCAGTCACTCCTCATTTCCCTCCCAGGCCAGGACAGTGGGAGGGAATCTTTTTCTAAGGATTTGCCTTTTCTGAGCATTTAGGGgttttttgtgactggtttctttaacttagcaggaactgatatatttttattttgccactttatttttaaatagaagaataattgcttcacagaactttgttgttttctgtcaaacatcaacaagaatcagccataggtacatccTGTCCCCTTCTTcccgaacctccctcccatctgtttccccatcccacccttctataTCGTCACAGAGTCCCTGTTGATTCTTAATGgtagtaaatatttcagtgttCTTATATGGACACATTTATACATTAATTCATTGAATTCTTATAATAATTCTATGAAATAGATACTCTTATCCAAATATGTAGATAAagcaactgaggcacagaaaagtaTATGTACCTTGCCAGATGTCACAGAGCTCAAAAGTGAGTGAGCCAGGTTTCAAATCAAGCCACTATTCTTACTCATTATCCCATTGTTGCCTCCCAAATTGCAGTTCCTAATGTGCATTTGGGAAGATAACTGGTTTTATGTGTTGTCAAAGACTTTTTTAGGGCCAGAAGATTCAAAGCATGGCCCAGCTAGTTACtgggtttgaaagtgaaagtatgtCATTTAAATGCTCTTAGAGATGTCTCACTTCctctttgtattccaggatggtCCAGCTACTGTTCTCACTTCtgtgaagaagaaagtgaagaacgtAGGGATTTTTCTAAAGGtaagaagaagataaaaatgagTGGTGAAAAGTTTGCTACAATGAAGAAGTAAATAATAATGGctaacataattaagatttgaGTTTCtgatgatgatttttttccctccatagaatgaagatgaggaagaagaggaagaggagaaagatgaAGCTGAGGACCTGTTGGGAAGAGGTTCCAGAGCAGCTTTACTTACAGAAAGAACACGAGTAAGTTTACTGTTTGAAAACTACTTTGATTTCCTGTTTGTCATGGTTCACAGGTCCTGATAACTTCGGTTTTCCCTTCTTTAGAATGAGATGACTGCAGAAGAGAAGCGAAGAGCCCATCAAAAAGAACTGGCAGCTCAGCTCAATGAGGAAGCAAAGAGGCGATTAACTGAACAGAAAGGGGAACAGCAGATTCAGAAGTAAGACTTTGGATGGAGTAGTGAGATTGTCTTAGGGTTATATGTGATTTGCAGAAATTTCTCAAGAACATTTTTTTATTCCCACTCCAGAGCTCGTAAATCTAATGTGTCCTATAAAAACCCATCTTTGATGCCTAAGGAACCACACATTCGGGAAATGAAGATCTATATTGATAAAAAATACGAGACTGTAATAATGCCTGTGTTTGGCATTGCGACACCTTTTCACATTGCCACAATCAAGGTACTGACGTTGAATCAGGCTTCATTCGATAATTCCTTCAAATAATTGTGCTTACCATAGATGACTGTCCTGACTGCATGTCTCTCCTGTTCTGTGCTCCTACTGACTCTACCTTTCCCATGTTACTGACTCCCCAACCCCACTCCCTAATCTCCTGctgtcattttccttccttccctgtttGCACTTTGGAGAAAGTTAAATGACCTAGTCTATAATCATACTTTGCTTGTTTGTCTTTGAACTTGAAGAACTTTTTAACCTGTTGTCATAAACATGGCACAGGAAAAGAACTTTAGGAACTCAGTGATTCTTTCAGAAACAGCATTTGATCATATAAAAAAATAAGCTAAATATGTAGCTTATTAGTTTTAGAGTAAGGATTACAGGCTAGGTTTAGCTGTCAGTTTGTAACTACTAACTTAATTTTAGCATGTCTATAGCTACTTACCTTCATCTAGGAAAGAAATCTTATTTGTTTGGTTTCTTTGCtaatgcttttcctttctttgaacaGAATATAAGCATGTCTGTGGAAGGAGATTATACTTACTTGCGAATCAACTTCTATTGCCCAGGCAGTGCTCTGGGCAGAAATGAGGGCAACatctttcccaacccagaagCCACTTTTGTCAAGGAAATGTGAGTTCCCAGGGAAACAACCACCCTCAAATCCCTACTGGCCAGAGCAGTACCCTTAGAAACCCAGAGAGTGCTGTGTTCTCCCACATCCTGGTGAATGGTGccaccttcctcagtgatccttGATAAGGAGGATTGCTGTACTAACCTTGTACTGTTTTGAGGTTGGAACCTAATTTAAATCCTCATAAAGATATTTTATCCTCACTTGACATATTTGTTGATAAAATATCAGATGTGTGCTGCACTGGAGTCTGTTCTTAAAGTGAAATAGGATCATTTGGGGACGTTTatgcaggatttgaaataaaGCTGTGACTCCCCCACTCAGTGGATTAGCTATTTATAACATCATCTGTTTAAGAGAGAGGAAggattttttcatctttccagaCATTATTTCAGCACTCAGTGGTACCTTTTTCTCCTAAAAGGTATTAAGCCAGTTGTTAAACACAGTAATGGGTGTGGGTTAGATGGCATGATGAAATTACATAAGTGCTCCCCCTTTTCTGTAGTACATACCGAGCTTCAAATATGAAGGCACCTGGAGAACAGACAGTTCCAGCCTTGAACCTTCAGAACGCCTTCCGAATTATAAAAGAAGTGCAGAAGCGTTACAAGACTCGGGAAgcggaagagaaagagaaggaggtgagCCGGAACAACAGCAAAGTGCCTTTGTGCAAAAGGACACATGAAGGTTTGGGGACATAGAAAGATATGTGAGAATTCACGTTGATTTTCATTCTGCTTAGGGCATTGTGAAACAAGATTCACTGGTGATCAATCTAAACCGGAGTAATCCCAAACTAAAAGATCTGTACATTCGCCCAAACATTGCCCAAAAGAGGATGCAAGGCTCACTGGAGGCCCATGTCAATGGTATGGATGATCTCTCTTGTGCCTGGGCTTTGTCTTTGGAGGCACATCTGTAGTAATGACAGACCAGATAACATAGTAGGAAGTGCTGGGAGGAGTCTGCTTTGACATGCTCTGTGGCCAGAACGAAAGGAAAGCTGTGTACCTTGTTGGCATTCCCTCTGACCCTGTTCACATCAGCCAGAAAAGATGCAGTACCTTTTGGGTTAACCTGATGATGTACCTTGATACTTAGCAGCTTCCTCCATTCCCCCCACCTAGGTTTTCGCTTCACGTCTGTCCGAGGAGACAAAGTGGATATTTTGTACAATAACATCAAGCATGCTTTATTCCAGCCATGTGATGGGGAAATGATTATTGTCTTGCACTTTCACCTCAAGGTATATCTTTCTGTCAGCCAGCTATGAGCTCTTGGGCAAGATCTTACTATCacagtgtttcttttaaaatagtgatGAAAAATATCACCTGTCACATAAGATCATTAAGGGcactgaataaaataatgcctGTAAAGCCCCCAGTGCCTGACATCTCAAAGGTGCTAATCATGTTTGTTCCTTGGTGTGATACATAATGATCTCCAAAACATATAGGTCTGTTCCACATTCCTGTTTCTGAAATAGAAAGTTTTTGCTTTAGACAATTATCAACATAATCTCCAAAGTCCATTCTAATAAGtaggaatactttaaaaaatttatactcTTTTATATTCCCAAATGTCATTATTTATGATGACACCTGGAGTGGTTTAACTATTCTTACATAAATGCTATGATTTCTAGTgtagatattttaatatattcctgttttgttatttttcctgTGTAGACGTCTTTGCTAAATAAgtcttaaaatttcttctttctacTTTCGATCTTTAGAATGCCATCATGTTTGGGAAGAAGCGGCATACAGATGTGCAGTTCTACACAGAAGTCGGGGAGATCACCACAGACTTGGGGAAACATCAGCATATGCATGACCGAGATGACCTCTATGCTGAGCAGGTGAGATTTGGTATTTTATTTGCAGGGTAGGGAGGTAGGAttcaggcttccctagtgtctcagcagtaaaggaatcctcctgcaatacaggagacacaggagatgtgagttcgatccctgggtcaggaagatcccctggagaaaggcatggcatcccactccagtattcttgcctggagaatcccatggacagaggagcttagaagcagagttggacacaaagcGACTGAGCATGAGCTAGGATTCAGCCCAGATCTGAGCTCAgtaattgttatatattttataaaccaCTCCAGAAACTATGCAGAACTTCTCAAGTATCTGCTGGGATGGTGTAGTATGTTGGCTGTGAAACAGACTTTATTCGTAGGCATAACTATAATTAATTTTAGCAGCCTGTAATAAAGTATCCATGTTAGTATCATAGTTAACAGAATTAAGGACTACAAAAGCACTTCATGGTTTTTGAAGGGATTACTATTAATAAGTAAAGTGATAACTATAGTTAATTCGTATTTCTTCTACAGATGGAAAGAGAAATGAGGCACAAACTGAAAACAGcctttaaaaatttcattgaaaAAGTAGAGGCTCTAACCAAGGAGGAACTGGAATTTGAAGTGCCTTTTAGGGACTTGGGGTAATGTGTCATCTTCTTTTTGGCCTTCAGAAAAATTAGTTATTCTTCCTTTAATAATAACTTAGCATAACATATCATGTTCTTTTTCCTGTGGACATCCATTATCTCTTGGAAATGTTCAAGGGCTGGGTGAATAGCTAAGACTTGAGAGGCTCCCTCTCTCTGGAAGTGAGTCTCCAGCGAGTGTTCTGGAGTTTTGTTTGGAATGGGAaagcagaggagcctgttgggacGGCAGCAGTTTCTCTTGCAGTGAACCCCATCTTATGTGAGTCTCTTACTGTCTTTCAGATTTAATGGTGCTCCCTATAGGAGTACCTGCCTCCTTCAGCCTACTAGTAGTGCACTGGTAAATGCTACAGAATGGGTGAGTGTTTCTGACCTCTTTTTAGGAAGAAAATTGTTAGAGAAAAGAAACCAAGGGAGTAGATGTTTTGAAAGCTAGGTCCTTATTATAtcttagtattttaattttttatatttacttaccTTAGGTATAAAAATTGAACAAAGATTCTGTAAAAGTCTCTTTAGTTTTTAGAGACAGTTTCTTTGCATAGTTTCCTTAAATGACTTCTCCCTGAGGGAGGCTTTCGATCTTGCAGACCCTTTAACCCAGGCTTCGCGGTATGTTTTATCGCTTTTAGTATTTgcccccaaaaaacaaacaaaagacagtTTAGTTATcctttgtgtggtagttttagatcctgaaagcatttgaaaatgctAGTGTTCTGTGGgaagtatttttatgaaaatagttCCTTTCTTCCCTGACAGCCACCTTTCGTGGTAACGTTGGATGAAGtggagctgattcactttgagcGAGTCCAGTTTCACCTGAAGAACTTTGACATGGTGATTGTCTACAAGGACTACAGCAAGAAAGTGACAATGATCAATGCGATTCCTGTTGCCTCTCTTGACCCCATCAAGGAATGGTTAAAGTAAGTAAACCTCCCAGCAATCTCCTGTCCCATGAACACAGTTTTCTAGACTATGAATGTGGTGTGTTATATGTAAAATCTGTTGGTATACTTAATGAAACTGCCTTTGGGTTGTTACCAACCAGGACTTGAAAATTTGGGATGTTACTTTTTCCTGAATACCCAACAGTAGTTCATGCATGCATgtgagtgaagtcacttcagtcctgtccgactccttgcaacccatgTGTTCAACACATATCAAGCTTTGGAGcagaggcagggggaggagagTAAATGCGctaggttcagtcagttcagtcactcagtcatgtccaactctttgtgaccccatggactgaagcatgccaggcttccgtgtccatcaccaactcctggagcttgctcaaactgcatgtccatcaagtcggtgatgccatccaaccatctcatcctctgttgtccccttttgccttcgatctttcccagcatcagagtcttttccaatgagtcagttcttctcatcaggtggccaaagtattggagtttcagcttctgcatcagtcattccagtgaatattcagggttgatttcctttaggattgactggtttgatctacttggaGTCcaggggagtctcaagagtcttctccaacaccacagttcaaaagcgtcaattcttaggcactcagctttctttatagtccaattctcacatccatacatgactactggaaaaaccatagctttgactatacagacctttgttgacaaagtaatatctctgctttttaatatgctttctaggttagtCAGCTTTTCACCcagggaacaagcatcttttaatttcatggctgctgtcaccatctgcagtgattttggtgcccaaggaaacaaagtctaacactgtttacactgtttccccatctgtttgccatgaagtgatgggactagatgccatcatcttagttttctgaatgttgagctttaagccaactttttcactctcctctttcactttcatcaagaggcttttcatttcttcctcagtTTCTGCACTGGGTTAGAATCACTGAATTAAGGGCAAGATCTCTGGGCTTTCCTCCTAGCTCTGCTCTGGACTAAGAGTCTAAGTCTGCCTAAGACTGCCTTCTTTAAATGGAGAGTACTCAGAAAGTTAATATGATACAGAAGAGGCTGCATGTGACCTTGCATATGCTTAAGTCTGTTGTTGATCAACTAAGTTTCAAATGAACTAGTATTAACTGAACAACCACTCTCTGCTTAAGTCATTGGCTGTGTAAGGGTGGCTTTAGCCCCTGCATTATCTTCACTGGCTATgtgttcatgctaagttgcttcagtcatgtctgactctgcaaccctatggactatagcctaccacgcccctctgttcatgggattgtccaggcaagaatactggagtgggttgccatgccctcctccaggggatcatcccaacccaggaatcgaacccgtgtctcttaggtctcctgcattggcaggtggattctttaccgctactGCCACTGAGTATCAGAGTCTGAGATCTTTTTTGACTACTTGATGGATGTATAAAATTTCTTACTAGTTCTCTGTTTTTACTAAAACATGAGAtacaatgtatatttattttaacttttacctTTCACATACTTACACTTCAGCTAAAAGAATTCCTCATAGATATGCCAGAACCCCAATAAAAAGGGAGATGTCACTTTGTGGGAAAAGTGTGAGGCATGTGTGTCCATGAGTATAGTTTGCTCTGCCCTGCTTCCTCCTTCCAGTTGTCTGTAGGGGGAGGCACTGCAAATATAAAACTTCTCTTAAGAAATGGTTGAAAGAGCTAAAAATAGCCTGTGCGAAAGATCCAACTTTATAATTTGCATGAGGGTTTTCCTTGAAAACATTTGCAGGTAAGTAACATGgtatcaaaaatatttatagatttgtgtgactatttttggctgtgctaggtcttcgttaCTGCATAGGTTTTTGTCTAGTTTCAGTGAGTAGGGACTGCTCTAGTTGAGGTGTGCgaccttctcattgcagtggctcctcttaaCTCCGGAGCCCGCCcatgcttcagtagttgcggctcccatgctctagagtacaggcccagtagttgtagtgcatgggcttacttgcccacagcatgtgggatcttcctggatgagggattgaacccgtgtctcctgcattggcaggcagattctttaccactgattctttaccaccagggaatcccctgtatgatttttttaaatcctctttATTGAGGTACAATTTACATGTAATAAAATTCATCAATTTAAGTATATGATTTGATGAATTATAACAACTGTATATAGTCTTGTATCTACCATCATGATGGGGACATGGAACGTTCCCTTCACTCCCCAGAGTCCTCCTGCCCTGTTGGAGTCGATCCTCTCCCTTTAGCCTTGTCACTGTTTTCTGTCACTGTGCAGTTTGCTTCATCtagaatttcacataaatggaattatacaagtATGCAgtgttttgtatcttttttatctttcacttggcataatgcttTTGAAATTTACTCAAGGTGTTGTACACATCATTGGCATACTCCTTTTTATTACAGAGGAGTTCCCCATTGTATGGACAGTCTCTGCTTTATTTACCTATCTACCAGTTAATAGACATTAGGATTGTTTCCCTTTGGGGACTCTTAGGAATAGCTGCTATAAACACtatgtacaggtttttgtatggacatacattttcatttctcttggataaatgacctaagagtgggattgctgtgtcatatggtttATGGTTAAGTATATGTTTAGCTTTATAAGAAACTACCAAATCTTTTGCCAGAGTGGCTGGAAAACGTGTAGTATGGGAGAACTgtagttgctccacatcctcaacaACACGGGTTTATCGGTCTTTTCATTATTGGCCGTTGTGGTGGGCGgctttctcattgtggtttcagtttgcatttccaaGATTACCGgtgattttgagcattttttcatatgctgtctgtCATTCTATACTTTGATGAAGTATATTCATGTTTTTTGCCCATGTTAAGAATCAGATTTCTTTACTACTGAATTTTAAGAATTGTTTAGGCTAAATAAAGTCCCTCATcaaatacattttacatatattttcttccagtagTTTCTatggcttttcattttcttaaaatatcattTGAAGATCAAAAGTTAAATTTTCCATGAAAGATGTTTAgtcaactttttcttttgtaatttctgCTCTTTATGGCTTTATGTAATAAATTTTGCCTAAGCCAAAGTCATAAAACTTTTCTAGAGTTCCATAGGTTTAGGTCTTatatctgtgatccattttgagttaatttttttttactgtggtgtAAGGATGAAGGTTTGTACTTTGTGTATATGTAGCCAGTTATTCTAGCtatcattttttgaaaagattatccCTTACCCATTGAATTACTTGgcatgtttgtttaaaaaaagaatgtgtaggAGAGACTCTATTTCTGGATAGTGTTTTCTGCTCCATTGGTTTGTGTGTGTTCTTACACTGATCCTGTAGTGAATATTGTGGCTTTATAATGAATCTTGAAGTCAGGTAGTGTAAGTCCTcccattttgttccttttcaaagTTGGCTATTACTGACTATTCTACATAAATTCAACTTGTATCTTTCAACGAACTGGTTTATTTTGTCAACTCTAGTATTTGTGCAATACTTTTACCCCTTTCATTCCTAATATTAATAGTTTCCTCTTTTTGTTGGTCAGTCTAGAGGTTTAtccatttttattgaattttattctCCATCATGAAATGTCCTTTCTTTTTCTAGTAATAGTCCTTGTTTTGAAATCTACATAGTATGATATTACTATAGACTTCtagctttattaatttttaattttgtattggggtatagccaatttacaatgttgtagtagtttcaggtgaacagcaaagggattcagccatatatatacatgtatccattctacctcaaactcccctcccttaTAGGCTGCCATATAATATtgggcagagttccatgtgctatatagtaggtccttgttggttatctgttttaaatacagcagtgtgtccatgtctatcccaaactccctaactatcccttcccccggCAGCCATAATAAGCTTgttctcttaagtctgtgagtctgttttgtaagttcatctgtatcacgtctttttagattccacatataaagggatgtcatatgatatttctttctctgacttgcttcactcagtatgacaatctctggttgcatccatgttgctgcaaatagcgttatttcattctttttaatggctgagtgatattccattgtatatatgtaccacattttgtctagtcctctgtcagtggacattgaggttgctttCATGCCTtggcttttttttaatccattctgagaaTATCTACCTtttaatctgtgtctcttttgctgtcttgcatatagggtcgtcattactatctttctaaattccatatatatgtgttaatatactgtattggagaaggcagtggcaccccactgcagtactctagcctggaaaatcccatggatggaggagcctggtaggctgcggtccatggggtcactaagagtcagacaggactgagcgttttccctttcctgcactggagaaggaaatggcaacccactccagtgttcttgcctggagaatcccagagatgggggaacctggtgggctgtcatctatagggtcgcacagagtcagacacgactgaagccacttagtagcagcagcagcagcagcatactgtattggtgtttttctttctgacttacttcactctgtataataggctccagttccatgcaactcattagaactgactcaaatgtgttctttttaataaacagtgctgcgatgaacattggggtacatgtgtctctttcagttctggtttcctcagtgtgtatgcccagcagtgggattactgggtcatatggcagttctgtttccagttttgttttttttttaaggaatctccacactgttctccatagtggctgtactagtttgcattcccaccaacagtgtaagagcgttccctttcctccacaccctctccagcctttattgtttgtagactttttgatggcagctgTTCttaccagcatgagatggtacctcattgtggttttgatttgcatttctctgataatgagtgatgttgggcgTCTTTTCATGCgttacccatctgtatgtcttctttggagaaatgtccgtttaattctttggtccattttttgattgggtcacttatttttctggtattgagctgcatgagctgcttgtatattttggagattaattcttttgtcagttgcttcatttgctattattttctcccattctgaaggctgtcttttcaccttgcttatactttccttcatgtgcaaaagctttt comes from the Budorcas taxicolor isolate Tak-1 chromosome 10, Takin1.1, whole genome shotgun sequence genome and includes:
- the SUPT16H gene encoding FACT complex subunit SPT16; the protein is MAVTLDKDAYYRRVKRLYSNWRKGEDEYANVDAIVVSVGVDEEIVYAKSTALQTWLFGYELTDTIMVFCDDKIIFMASKKKVEFLKQIANTKGNENANGAPAITLLVREKNESNKSSFDKMIEAIKESKNGKKIGVFSKDKFPGEFMKSWNDCLNKEGFDKIDISAVVAYTIAVKEDGELNLMKKAASITSEVFNKFFKERVMEIVDADEKVRHSKLAESVEKAIEEKKYLAGADPSTVEMCYPPIIQSGGNYNLKFSVVSDKNHMHFGAITCAMGIRFKSYCSNLVRTLMVDPSQEVQENYNFLLQLQEELLKELRHGVKICDVYNAVMDVVKKQKPELLNKITKNLGFGMGIEFREGSLVINSKNQYKLKKGMVFSINLGFSDLTNKEGKKPEEKTYALFIGDTVLVDEDGPATVLTSVKKKVKNVGIFLKNEDEEEEEEEKDEAEDLLGRGSRAALLTERTRNEMTAEEKRRAHQKELAAQLNEEAKRRLTEQKGEQQIQKARKSNVSYKNPSLMPKEPHIREMKIYIDKKYETVIMPVFGIATPFHIATIKNISMSVEGDYTYLRINFYCPGSALGRNEGNIFPNPEATFVKEITYRASNMKAPGEQTVPALNLQNAFRIIKEVQKRYKTREAEEKEKEGIVKQDSLVINLNRSNPKLKDLYIRPNIAQKRMQGSLEAHVNGFRFTSVRGDKVDILYNNIKHALFQPCDGEMIIVLHFHLKNAIMFGKKRHTDVQFYTEVGEITTDLGKHQHMHDRDDLYAEQMEREMRHKLKTAFKNFIEKVEALTKEELEFEVPFRDLGFNGAPYRSTCLLQPTSSALVNATEWPPFVVTLDEVELIHFERVQFHLKNFDMVIVYKDYSKKVTMINAIPVASLDPIKEWLNSCDLKYTEGVQSLNWTKIMKTIVDDPEGFFEQGGWSFLEPEGEGSDAEEGDSESEIEDETFNPSEEDYEEEEEDSDEDYSSEAEESDYSKESLGSEEESGKDWDELEEEARKADRESRYEEEEEQSRSMSRKRKASVHSSGRGSNRGSRHSSAPPKKKRK